One part of the Bradyrhizobium sp. CB1650 genome encodes these proteins:
- a CDS encoding c-type cytochrome produces the protein MNRTLAISGGSTLIYTGLAVLMGVLPGIWLSKVPPTPGLKPLTSIEARGRDVYVSEGCFYCHTQQVRPLSGDKPFGRPSAPGDYAYQTTELLGSERTGPDLSNIGARQSSSIWQYIHLFQPRAVVPQSIMPAFPWLFKIVDKLPPGEKAVPLPPQFAPGGTVIPNEDGKALVAYLLSLKQPPLVPTQSRAATESPSSGSLGFDATKGAALFADNCASCHGAEGKGVPGTFPPLAGDPVVNDADPTAHIGAVLHGLGGRVINGQSYEAQMPAFADQLSDQQIADIINYERSSWGNRGALISAADVVAARANESLQKQATTPKQVSPVAPPAPTFDAAEGSKLFADNCGVCHGAEGKGVPGTFPPLAGDPVVNATDPAEHITTMLRGLSGKAIDGQKYEVEMPPFADRLSDQQIADIINHERTSWGNHGPLVTPAEITKLRAEK, from the coding sequence ATGAACAGGACATTGGCCATTTCTGGCGGTTCAACGCTGATCTACACTGGATTAGCGGTTCTTATGGGCGTGCTGCCGGGGATCTGGCTGTCGAAGGTGCCACCGACGCCGGGCCTTAAGCCACTAACCTCGATTGAGGCGCGGGGTCGAGATGTCTATGTCTCCGAAGGCTGCTTCTATTGCCATACCCAGCAAGTACGCCCGCTCTCTGGAGATAAGCCGTTTGGCCGCCCGTCTGCGCCGGGTGATTATGCCTACCAGACTACGGAATTACTAGGTTCGGAGCGCACTGGTCCAGACTTGAGCAATATCGGCGCGCGGCAGTCGAGTAGCATATGGCAGTACATCCATCTCTTTCAACCGCGAGCAGTTGTGCCTCAATCGATCATGCCCGCCTTCCCCTGGCTGTTCAAGATTGTGGACAAACTACCCCCGGGAGAGAAAGCGGTGCCATTGCCGCCCCAGTTCGCGCCAGGCGGGACCGTCATCCCCAACGAGGACGGCAAGGCGCTCGTAGCCTATTTGTTGTCCCTGAAGCAGCCCCCGCTCGTTCCGACGCAGTCCCGCGCCGCGACTGAGAGTCCTTCGAGCGGGTCCCTGGGGTTTGACGCCACCAAGGGTGCCGCATTGTTCGCCGACAACTGCGCGTCCTGCCATGGTGCGGAAGGCAAGGGTGTGCCGGGAACGTTTCCGCCGCTCGCCGGAGACCCGGTGGTTAACGACGCCGATCCCACGGCACATATTGGCGCTGTGCTGCACGGACTTGGCGGGCGGGTAATCAATGGCCAGAGCTATGAAGCGCAAATGCCGGCGTTTGCCGATCAATTGTCTGATCAGCAGATTGCTGACATCATCAATTACGAGCGATCCTCGTGGGGCAATCGTGGTGCCTTAATCAGTGCGGCTGATGTCGTCGCGGCTCGCGCCAACGAATCACTGCAGAAGCAGGCAACGACGCCGAAACAGGTCTCGCCGGTAGCGCCCCCGGCACCGACGTTCGATGCTGCGGAAGGATCGAAGCTCTTCGCCGACAACTGCGGCGTCTGCCACGGCGCCGAGGGCAAAGGCGTTCCTGGCACATTTCCGCCGCTTGCAGGCGATCCGGTCGTTAATGCCACTGACCCTGCCGAACATATCACCACCATGCTGCGCGGCCTTAGCGGTAAGGCAATCGACGGCCAGAAGTACGAAGTAGAGATGCCGCCGTTCGCTGACCGACTGTCTGATCAGCAGAT